One genomic window of Polyangium aurulentum includes the following:
- the hflX gene encoding GTPase HflX, with translation MPQLYGNTTGLSPHAHKTLERIYRRKVPLEHVATPELIKQLAEASHETGRQVGALVHRSGEIDYVVVGDATRLMLPDIGRLRAAEGRFRALRLVHTHLYNETLSRDDIVDLVRLRLDLVAAIQLSPEGEPRAMEYAYNTPPSPAAEGEDKLLPYRRVGPVQLSRVDVNFGELITALEDEFARRSRVRTTQAKDGRAILVHVGEKAKQMALSNAEESLRELTELSRTAGVDVADTVIQLRERIDPRLVVGKGKLDDIVLRAAELEAQTLVFDRDLTPSQLSAIAKHSDLKVVDRTQLILDIFAQRAESADGKLQVELAQLKYALPRLSQKDDSLSRLTGGIGGRGPGETKLEIGRRRAKERVSFLEAQLKKLARQREQRRRRRARKDVPIVSIVGYTNAGKSTLLNTLTGADVLAENKLFATLDTRSRRLRFPEEREVIITDTVGFIRELPKDLFAAFRATFEEAADADLLLHVVDASDEARDHHIETTEALLTELGLIEIPRILVFNKIDLIDPGEARRLLFGHRDAAIVSATNRETTRVLLDKIAERLKDRWEQARTVPSYEVEAEEADADADADADGEAALPEEPESESMTTLAEMTAGKRYRRTTLRI, from the coding sequence ATGCCTCAGCTATACGGAAATACGACCGGGCTCAGCCCGCACGCGCACAAGACCCTCGAACGCATCTACCGCCGGAAGGTGCCTCTCGAGCACGTCGCCACGCCCGAGCTCATCAAGCAGCTCGCCGAGGCGTCGCACGAGACAGGCCGCCAGGTCGGCGCGCTGGTGCATCGGTCGGGCGAGATCGACTACGTCGTCGTCGGCGACGCGACGCGGTTGATGCTGCCGGACATCGGACGTCTGCGCGCCGCCGAAGGACGCTTCCGCGCCCTGCGGCTCGTGCACACGCACCTCTATAACGAGACGCTCTCGCGCGACGACATCGTCGACCTCGTCCGCCTGCGTCTCGACCTCGTGGCCGCGATCCAGCTCTCCCCGGAGGGCGAGCCGCGCGCCATGGAATATGCGTACAACACGCCGCCTTCGCCGGCGGCCGAGGGCGAGGACAAGCTCCTGCCCTACCGCCGCGTCGGGCCGGTGCAGTTGAGCCGCGTCGACGTGAACTTCGGCGAGCTCATCACCGCGCTCGAGGACGAGTTCGCCCGTCGCTCGCGCGTGCGCACGACGCAAGCGAAGGACGGCCGCGCCATCCTCGTGCACGTCGGCGAGAAGGCGAAGCAGATGGCCCTGTCGAACGCGGAGGAGAGCCTGCGCGAGCTGACCGAGCTGTCACGCACGGCCGGCGTCGACGTCGCCGACACGGTCATCCAGCTCCGGGAGCGAATCGACCCGCGCCTCGTCGTGGGCAAGGGCAAGCTCGACGACATCGTCCTGCGCGCGGCCGAGCTCGAGGCGCAGACGCTGGTCTTCGACCGCGATCTGACGCCCTCGCAGCTCTCGGCGATCGCCAAGCACTCGGACCTCAAGGTGGTCGACAGGACGCAGCTCATCCTGGACATCTTCGCCCAGCGCGCCGAGAGCGCGGATGGCAAGCTCCAGGTCGAGCTGGCGCAGCTCAAGTACGCGCTGCCGCGCCTGTCGCAGAAGGACGACTCGCTCTCGCGCCTGACCGGCGGCATCGGCGGCCGAGGCCCTGGCGAGACGAAGCTCGAGATCGGCCGTCGTCGCGCCAAGGAGCGCGTGAGCTTCCTCGAGGCGCAGCTGAAGAAGCTGGCTCGCCAGCGCGAGCAGCGTCGAAGGCGGCGCGCGCGCAAGGACGTGCCGATCGTGAGCATCGTCGGGTACACGAACGCGGGCAAGAGCACCCTGCTCAACACGCTCACGGGCGCCGACGTGCTCGCGGAGAACAAGCTCTTCGCGACGCTCGACACGCGCTCGCGCAGGCTGCGCTTCCCCGAGGAGCGCGAGGTGATCATCACGGACACCGTGGGGTTCATCCGCGAGCTGCCGAAGGACCTGTTCGCGGCGTTCCGCGCCACGTTCGAGGAGGCGGCAGACGCAGACCTGCTCCTGCACGTGGTCGACGCGAGCGACGAGGCGCGCGATCACCACATCGAGACGACCGAGGCGCTGCTCACCGAGCTCGGTCTGATCGAGATCCCGCGCATCCTGGTCTTCAACAAGATCGACCTCATCGATCCTGGTGAAGCGCGGCGGCTTCTGTTCGGGCACCGCGACGCGGCGATCGTGAGCGCGACGAACCGCGAAACGACGCGCGTGCTGCTCGACAAGATCGCCGAGCGGCTGAAGGACCGCTGGGAGCAGGCGCGGACGGTGCCTTCGTACGAGGTGGAGGCCGAAGAAGCGGACGCGGACGCGGATGCAGATGCGGACGGCGAAGCCGCGCTGCCGGAGGAGCCCGAGAGCGAGTCGATGACCACGCTCGCGGAGATGACGGCAGGCAAGCGGTATCGGCGGACGACCCTGCGGATCTAG
- a CDS encoding PEGA domain-containing protein: MRSRTGRLMISPTAVLVTGLLTLAVAPAYAQDKPAAGAKPAAAAPAAPAQDKKPAAAAGADAKATAKDDKAAAGKDAAKKDDKATAGKGAAGADAKKAAPAKPLTAQQKKDEAKRLFKDGDDKFAANDFAGALESYRGADEMLPGVMPKYKIAVTLEKLNKVSDAVAGYQAFIDYVDAQAKADKKFDAKKYDDKVTEAKGRIEALKKTPATVRVAAPADAPQNLMVAVDGGAPQPAKELSLPPGKHTLVYTAEGYNASAPQDIEVGYGETREVPPPALEKKPEPVAAVAPPPPPPVETPAPAAPEPPPPPPRSMVPAYVTLGLAGVGAVVGTIFGVSALGAKSEFEKNPTVENADKTDRNALIADMSFAVALTFGVTGAVLLFGGDDKPAEQKTGLVIQKPVITPFVGPTGGGAAASFRF, encoded by the coding sequence ATGCGATCGAGAACGGGCCGGCTGATGATTTCCCCAACGGCCGTGCTGGTCACCGGACTGCTGACGCTCGCAGTCGCCCCGGCTTACGCGCAAGACAAGCCGGCCGCAGGCGCGAAGCCTGCCGCAGCAGCACCCGCTGCTCCCGCCCAGGACAAGAAGCCCGCCGCCGCTGCTGGCGCGGACGCGAAGGCCACGGCGAAGGACGACAAGGCCGCCGCCGGCAAGGACGCTGCGAAGAAGGACGACAAGGCGACGGCTGGCAAGGGCGCCGCTGGTGCGGACGCGAAGAAGGCCGCCCCGGCGAAGCCGCTCACCGCGCAGCAGAAGAAGGACGAGGCCAAGCGTCTCTTCAAGGACGGCGACGACAAGTTCGCCGCGAACGACTTCGCGGGCGCGCTCGAGTCCTACCGCGGCGCGGACGAGATGCTCCCGGGCGTGATGCCCAAGTACAAGATCGCGGTCACGCTCGAGAAGCTCAACAAGGTGAGCGACGCGGTCGCCGGCTATCAGGCGTTCATCGACTACGTCGACGCGCAGGCGAAGGCCGACAAGAAGTTCGACGCCAAGAAGTACGACGACAAGGTCACCGAGGCGAAGGGCCGCATCGAGGCGCTCAAGAAGACGCCTGCCACGGTCCGCGTGGCCGCCCCGGCCGACGCGCCACAGAACCTGATGGTCGCGGTCGACGGCGGTGCGCCGCAGCCCGCCAAGGAGCTGAGCCTCCCGCCCGGCAAGCACACCCTCGTGTACACGGCCGAGGGCTACAACGCTTCGGCGCCGCAGGACATCGAGGTCGGCTACGGCGAGACGCGCGAGGTTCCGCCGCCCGCGCTCGAGAAGAAGCCCGAGCCGGTGGCGGCGGTCGCGCCTCCGCCTCCGCCTCCCGTCGAGACGCCTGCGCCGGCTGCGCCCGAGCCCCCGCCGCCTCCGCCGCGCTCGATGGTGCCGGCGTACGTGACGCTCGGCCTCGCGGGCGTGGGCGCCGTGGTGGGCACGATCTTCGGCGTGTCGGCGCTCGGCGCGAAGAGCGAGTTCGAGAAGAACCCGACGGTCGAGAACGCTGACAAGACCGATCGCAACGCGCTCATCGCGGACATGTCGTTCGCCGTGGCGCTCACGTTCGGCGTGACGGGCGCGGTGCTCCTGTTCGGCGGCGACGACAAGCCTGCCGAGCAGAAGACGGGCCTCGTGATTCAAAAGCCGGTGATCACGCCCTTCGTGGGCCCGACGGGCGGCGGCGCTGCGGCGTCGTTCCGCTTCTGA
- a CDS encoding precorrin-2 dehydrogenase/sirohydrochlorin ferrochelatase family protein has product MRYLPVEVDVEGREALVVGANVEVLSKIERLLAAGARVLVVAPGEVDPSIEERARTAPEGRLEIARRAVTEEDAIGKAIVFIATPLDALAGPFHERARREGTLLCTLDRPELSTFVNPAMVRASGLTITFATGGTSPGAMRRIREDLEALFSDPRFGRFLGALADLRAKLPRGERAARMAEAVRGFAVDATLRFPAWFERGEEP; this is encoded by the coding sequence GTGCGTTACCTGCCGGTAGAGGTCGACGTCGAGGGCCGCGAGGCCCTCGTCGTTGGGGCCAATGTCGAGGTCTTGTCCAAGATTGAACGCCTGCTCGCCGCCGGGGCGCGCGTGCTCGTGGTGGCTCCGGGGGAGGTCGATCCCTCGATAGAAGAGCGCGCCCGGACGGCGCCCGAGGGCCGGCTCGAGATCGCTCGGCGCGCGGTGACCGAGGAGGACGCGATCGGAAAGGCGATCGTCTTCATCGCCACGCCGCTCGACGCGCTCGCGGGTCCGTTTCACGAGCGCGCGCGGCGCGAGGGGACGCTCCTGTGCACCCTCGACAGACCCGAGCTGTCGACGTTCGTGAACCCGGCCATGGTGCGGGCGTCGGGCCTGACGATCACGTTTGCCACGGGCGGCACGAGCCCGGGGGCGATGCGCCGCATCCGCGAGGATCTCGAGGCGCTCTTCAGCGACCCGCGTTTCGGCCGTTTTCTCGGCGCGCTGGCCGATCTGCGCGCGAAGCTGCCGCGGGGAGAGCGGGCTGCGCGTATGGCCGAGGCGGTCAGAGGGTTCGCCGTGGACGCTACGCTGCGTTTTCCGGCGTGGTTCGAGCGGGGCGAAGAGCCCTGA
- a CDS encoding sigma-70 family RNA polymerase sigma factor, which yields MSINLPAAGSGADTPERIPGAAFRAAAALHLQRNPALSREALARELRERLARRGIGYHLRTLKRQLSGAVSTVPPEVERALRELISDAGGESAAAEIERALADAGLSGPAATVAPSYIASERMLPLAQLWLHLHPTLSKRALAFRLREELERNEIRLNVDSLQSILAGKQRLVRREIQDALFALLAEDGVSSAAEVEARFRGMGTEIRSSQEARAFESARRIHELSRAWKVQRKEPSSRRLSVFLKQKLSEQGISIGLPHIQKLVDGRARRVRHGVASAIEAILHDGTGDGASAAAPSTAASAAPTAASAAPGTELDLCWVKAAPIAEIARRHVADRPGMTMRKLAIQISRTVEAMGYATSPNTIQPILGGHKKKTRGFIYRAMLQLDGVRDARVPEEHVIGAVPEREDSTDPPPPSAPAPLADFDMLPIARSVSPRMRSSARKVRSSGPAPVASASPFGAYRAAIQRFSTLDREAELDLAWRWRRDGDRAAANALVESHLQFVVKVASQYRGYGMQLADLVEEGNLGLLEAVRRFEPSRNLRFKTYAVYWIRAYIVDHLLREWSIVGGGTGPLVSRTFFRLRRERAKLEVQLGESDASIDAVLATRFHTTEESIRSMSQRVGSRDTSLDTLAFQDGSGPSLLDMLRAEGADPEQRTALAERDAFVRDVLGKLWPDLDPRERLIVEERLLVDDDEVSLADLGRRLGVSRERVRQLEARTKSKLRNAFAATSLVADDEISTEPEPPVAEAWEAAEPAAVEALCA from the coding sequence ATGAGCATCAACTTGCCGGCAGCAGGGTCCGGCGCCGATACGCCCGAGCGGATCCCCGGCGCCGCGTTCCGCGCGGCGGCAGCGCTTCACTTGCAGCGCAACCCTGCGCTGTCGCGCGAGGCGCTCGCCCGCGAGCTGCGCGAACGGCTTGCGCGCCGCGGCATCGGCTACCACCTGCGCACGCTGAAGCGGCAGCTCAGCGGGGCCGTCTCGACCGTGCCTCCCGAGGTCGAACGGGCGCTGCGCGAGCTCATCTCCGACGCGGGCGGCGAGAGCGCGGCTGCCGAGATCGAGCGCGCCCTCGCGGACGCGGGCCTGTCCGGTCCTGCAGCGACCGTCGCGCCCTCGTACATCGCGAGCGAGCGCATGCTGCCGCTCGCCCAGCTCTGGCTGCACCTGCACCCCACGCTCTCGAAGCGCGCCCTCGCCTTCCGCCTGCGCGAGGAGCTCGAGCGCAACGAGATCCGCCTCAACGTCGACTCGCTCCAGAGCATCCTCGCCGGCAAGCAGCGCCTCGTGCGCCGCGAGATCCAGGACGCGCTGTTCGCGCTGCTCGCCGAGGACGGCGTCTCCTCGGCCGCCGAGGTCGAGGCGCGCTTCCGCGGCATGGGCACCGAGATCCGCTCCTCGCAGGAGGCGCGCGCCTTCGAGAGCGCGCGGCGGATCCACGAGCTGTCGCGCGCGTGGAAGGTTCAGCGCAAGGAGCCCTCGTCGCGCAGGCTCTCGGTCTTCCTCAAGCAGAAGCTCTCCGAGCAGGGCATCTCGATCGGCCTGCCGCACATCCAGAAGCTCGTCGACGGCCGCGCGCGCCGCGTACGCCACGGCGTCGCGAGCGCGATCGAGGCCATCCTTCACGATGGCACCGGCGATGGCGCCTCCGCCGCCGCACCTTCGACGGCTGCGTCCGCTGCGCCCACCGCGGCGAGCGCCGCGCCCGGGACCGAGCTCGACCTCTGCTGGGTCAAGGCCGCGCCGATCGCCGAGATCGCGCGCCGGCACGTGGCCGATCGGCCCGGCATGACGATGCGCAAGCTCGCGATCCAGATCTCGCGCACCGTCGAGGCGATGGGCTACGCCACGAGCCCCAACACCATCCAGCCCATCCTCGGCGGTCACAAGAAGAAGACGCGCGGCTTCATCTACCGGGCGATGTTGCAGCTCGACGGCGTGCGCGACGCGCGCGTGCCCGAGGAGCACGTGATCGGCGCGGTGCCGGAGCGCGAGGACTCGACCGATCCCCCACCGCCCTCCGCCCCGGCCCCGCTCGCCGACTTCGACATGCTCCCGATCGCGCGGTCCGTGTCCCCGCGCATGCGCTCCTCCGCGCGAAAGGTGCGCAGCAGCGGCCCCGCGCCCGTCGCGTCCGCCTCTCCTTTCGGCGCCTATCGCGCGGCGATCCAGCGCTTCTCGACGCTCGACCGCGAGGCCGAGCTGGATCTCGCGTGGCGCTGGCGTCGCGACGGCGATCGCGCGGCGGCGAACGCGCTCGTCGAGAGCCACCTGCAGTTCGTGGTGAAGGTGGCCTCGCAGTACCGCGGCTACGGGATGCAGCTCGCCGACCTCGTCGAGGAGGGCAACCTCGGCCTGCTCGAGGCGGTGCGGCGCTTCGAGCCCTCGCGCAACCTGCGCTTCAAGACGTACGCGGTCTACTGGATCCGCGCGTACATCGTCGACCACCTCCTGCGCGAGTGGAGCATCGTGGGCGGCGGGACGGGGCCGCTCGTGTCGCGGACCTTCTTCCGGCTGCGGCGCGAGCGGGCCAAGCTCGAGGTCCAGCTCGGTGAGAGCGACGCGTCGATCGACGCCGTGCTCGCGACGCGCTTTCACACGACCGAGGAGTCGATCCGCTCGATGTCGCAGCGCGTCGGCTCGCGTGACACGTCGCTCGACACGCTCGCCTTCCAGGACGGCAGCGGCCCTTCGCTGCTCGACATGCTGCGCGCCGAGGGCGCCGATCCCGAGCAGCGCACGGCCCTCGCCGAGCGCGACGCGTTCGTGCGTGACGTGCTCGGGAAGCTTTGGCCCGACCTCGACCCGCGCGAGCGGCTGATCGTCGAGGAGCGCCTGCTCGTGGACGACGACGAGGTGAGCCTCGCGGATCTCGGCCGGCGCCTCGGCGTGTCGCGAGAGCGCGTGCGGCAGCTCGAGGCGCGCACGAAGTCGAAGCTCCGCAACGCGTTCGCGGCGACATCGCTCGTGGCCGACGACGAGATCTCGACCGAGCCCGAGCCGCCGGTCGCCGAGGCGTGGGAAGCCGCCGAGCCCGCCGCAGTCGAAGCGCTATGCGCGTGA